One Amycolatopsis sp. NBC_00355 genomic window carries:
- a CDS encoding LPXTG cell wall anchor domain-containing protein: MRSRTLRGSAAIIALTAAALIGTAGSALACHSDDNRPHPTPGKATPCAEGTDLGQGDVVAKITNNRLAITKVNEGVTVKRIVVIGGDDGFNDYTPGARGLDKNAPWTDLRAPFSRNGHQAGIDKWYLCGTKTSTKPTETTTAPTRPTKPTESTKPSAPATSDTSVSPTSSTAPAVVPAGNESGTGGGLANTGFDNMWLVWIAALLILGGGGLLALLKFRRKASE; this comes from the coding sequence ATGCGTAGTCGTACCCTCCGCGGCTCGGCCGCGATCATCGCGCTCACCGCCGCCGCCCTCATCGGCACCGCCGGTTCCGCGCTGGCCTGCCACAGTGACGACAACCGCCCGCACCCGACGCCCGGCAAGGCGACCCCGTGCGCCGAGGGCACCGACCTCGGCCAGGGCGACGTCGTCGCCAAGATCACCAACAACCGCCTGGCCATCACCAAGGTCAACGAAGGCGTCACGGTGAAGCGCATCGTCGTCATCGGCGGCGACGACGGCTTCAACGACTACACCCCGGGCGCCCGTGGCCTGGACAAGAACGCGCCGTGGACCGACCTGCGCGCGCCGTTCAGCCGCAACGGCCACCAGGCCGGCATCGACAAGTGGTACCTCTGCGGCACCAAGACCTCCACCAAGCCGACCGAGACCACCACGGCCCCGACCCGGCCCACCAAGCCGACCGAGTCCACGAAGCCGAGCGCCCCGGCGACCTCGGACACCTCGGTCTCGCCGACCAGCTCGACCGCTCCGGCCGTCGTCCCCGCGGGCAACGAGTCCGGCACCGGTGGCGGCCTGGCCAACACCGGTTTCGACAACATGTGGCTCGTGTGGATCGCCGCGCTGCTGATCCTCGGCGGTGGCGGCCTGCTCGCGCTGCTGAAGTTCCGCCGCAAGGCTTCCGAGTGA